In a genomic window of Micromonospora cremea:
- a CDS encoding Fur family transcriptional regulator, whose product MVSESSLAEMLRARGLRLTAQRQLVLQAVLDLGHASPEQVHTAVREVAAGVNITTIYRTLELLERLGLVTHTHLSHGSPTYHAAGEHQHVHLVCRECGAIDEIDPELLRPLADQLAAQRGFRVDIGHVSLFGVCERCENGDQK is encoded by the coding sequence ATGGTGTCCGAATCCTCCCTCGCGGAAATGCTCCGGGCCCGTGGGCTGCGGCTGACGGCCCAGCGGCAGCTCGTCCTCCAGGCGGTGCTCGATCTGGGCCACGCCAGCCCGGAGCAGGTGCACACCGCTGTCCGGGAGGTCGCCGCCGGCGTCAACATCACCACCATCTATCGCACGCTGGAGCTGCTGGAACGGCTCGGCCTGGTGACCCACACCCATCTCTCGCACGGCTCGCCGACCTATCACGCGGCCGGTGAGCACCAACACGTCCACCTGGTCTGCCGGGAGTGCGGCGCGATCGACGAGATCGATCCGGAGCTGCTGCGCCCGCTCGCCGACCAGTTGGCCGCGCAACGGGGGTTCCGGGTGGACATCGGGCACGTGTCGCTCTTCGGCGTCTGCGAACGCTGCGAGAACGGGGACCAGAAATGA
- a CDS encoding FABP family protein, translating to MSDENPLQPPWLNAPPVDPYPFEESHDLRVGPKLHPALDGLLPYIGLWRGRGKGGFPTIEDFDYAQEIRISHDGRPFLHYESRAWILDEQSQPVRPAGREVGWWRPVLVDGRATDELEALLSTPSGVMELHLGKRTGTQVEFATDAVVRTATAKEVTGGHRLFGIVEGALLYAQEMAAMGHPLSAHLSARLVRVGG from the coding sequence GTGAGCGACGAGAACCCGCTGCAGCCCCCGTGGCTGAACGCGCCGCCGGTCGACCCGTACCCGTTCGAGGAGAGCCACGACCTGCGGGTCGGGCCGAAGCTGCACCCCGCGCTGGACGGCCTGCTGCCCTACATCGGGCTGTGGCGCGGCCGGGGCAAGGGTGGTTTCCCGACCATCGAGGACTTCGACTACGCGCAGGAGATCCGGATCAGCCACGACGGCCGGCCGTTCCTGCACTACGAGTCGCGGGCCTGGATCCTCGACGAGCAGAGCCAGCCGGTCCGTCCGGCCGGGCGCGAGGTCGGCTGGTGGCGGCCGGTGCTGGTGGACGGCCGGGCCACCGACGAGCTGGAGGCACTTCTGAGCACCCCGTCCGGGGTGATGGAGCTGCACCTCGGCAAGCGCACCGGCACCCAGGTCGAGTTCGCCACCGACGCGGTGGTCCGGACGGCGACCGCCAAGGAGGTCACCGGCGGGCACCGGCTCTTCGGCATCGTCGAGGGCGCGCTGCTCTACGCCCAGGAGATGGCCGCGATGGGGCACCCGCTCAGCGCCCACCTCTCCGCCCGGCTCGTTCGGGTCGGCGGCTGA
- a CDS encoding winged helix-turn-helix domain-containing protein — protein MSGEEVPIVVCVSADVSVREQVVRQLDGVGPVVSCADLTELRAMLFPSPPRDAALTVAPVTPPTAQQGPVSWGELVVDPAGHLVTWRGEPLPLTRTERELLARLIGPPLVVWSYEQLFAEVWSGAYLGDTAFLHSAVKRLRRKLRSLPGGPQVHTVRGVGYRVDPPPRPT, from the coding sequence GTGTCCGGTGAAGAGGTCCCGATCGTCGTCTGCGTGAGCGCGGACGTCTCGGTGCGCGAGCAGGTGGTGCGCCAGCTCGACGGGGTCGGCCCGGTGGTGAGCTGCGCCGACCTGACCGAGCTGCGCGCGATGTTGTTCCCGTCGCCGCCGCGGGATGCGGCCCTGACCGTCGCGCCGGTCACCCCACCCACGGCCCAGCAGGGGCCGGTCAGCTGGGGTGAGCTGGTGGTCGACCCCGCCGGGCACCTGGTCACCTGGCGCGGCGAGCCGCTCCCGCTCACCCGCACCGAGCGGGAGTTGCTCGCCCGGCTGATCGGCCCGCCGCTGGTGGTGTGGAGCTACGAACAGCTCTTCGCCGAGGTCTGGAGCGGCGCGTACCTGGGCGACACCGCGTTCCTGCACTCCGCGGTCAAGCGACTCCGGCGCAAGCTGCGCAGCCTGCCGGGCGGGCCGCAGGTGCACACCGTGCGGGGGGTCGGCTACCGCGTCGATCCGCCGCCCCGGCCCACCTGA
- a CDS encoding DUF2516 family protein, with translation MANAAPIFAFEVRYVIELILLVFALIIQGVALVHAVTQRSDAFPAIGTLPKGGWIAILAVCLVLTLLGFGPISLFGLIGIAAALIYLLDVRVGLRDLSDGKGFW, from the coding sequence ATGGCCAACGCCGCGCCGATCTTCGCGTTCGAAGTCCGCTACGTGATCGAGCTGATCCTGCTCGTCTTCGCGCTGATCATCCAGGGTGTCGCGCTGGTGCACGCCGTCACGCAGCGCTCCGACGCCTTCCCCGCCATCGGGACGCTGCCCAAGGGTGGCTGGATCGCCATCCTGGCGGTCTGCCTGGTGCTGACCCTGCTCGGCTTCGGTCCGATCAGCCTGTTCGGACTGATCGGCATCGCCGCCGCGCTCATCTACCTGCTCGACGTCCGGGTCGGCCTGCGCGACCTGAGTGACGGCAAAGGGTTCTGGTGA
- a CDS encoding asparaginase, producing the protein MGKTYEGGAPLAEVVRSGFVEGMHRGSVVVLDAVGVPVAAAGDVTAPIFPRSASKPLQAIGMLRAGLPLTDPADLALVSASHAGEEFHLARVGALLDRAGLDASALHCPPDLPVGAAAREAVLRAGGGPTRVQMNCSGKHSGMLLTCQAAGWPLDGYWRPEHPLQQRLRAAIEEFTDEQAAAVGVDGCGAPVLAVSLTGLAGAYLRLVDAEPGSVPRAVADAMRAHPEIVGGTRADDTRLMRGVPGLLAKVGAEGVIAVGLPGVGAVALKIDDGADRARMPVLVSALRRLGVDAPVQTEYAEVPLFGGGVPVGAVRPLW; encoded by the coding sequence GTGGGAAAGACGTACGAGGGCGGCGCGCCGCTCGCCGAGGTGGTCCGGTCCGGGTTCGTCGAGGGCATGCATCGCGGCTCGGTGGTGGTGCTGGACGCCGTCGGCGTGCCGGTGGCCGCCGCCGGGGACGTGACCGCACCGATCTTTCCCCGCTCGGCCAGCAAACCGCTGCAGGCGATCGGGATGCTCCGCGCCGGCCTGCCGCTGACCGACCCGGCCGACCTGGCGCTGGTGTCGGCCAGCCACGCGGGGGAGGAGTTCCACCTCGCTCGGGTCGGCGCGTTGCTGGACCGGGCCGGGCTGGACGCGTCGGCCCTGCACTGCCCGCCCGACCTGCCGGTGGGCGCGGCCGCCCGCGAGGCCGTGCTGCGCGCCGGGGGCGGCCCGACCCGGGTGCAGATGAACTGCTCCGGCAAGCACAGCGGCATGCTGCTGACCTGCCAGGCTGCCGGGTGGCCGCTGGACGGCTACTGGCGGCCGGAGCACCCGTTGCAGCAGCGGCTGCGGGCGGCCATCGAGGAGTTCACCGATGAGCAGGCGGCGGCGGTGGGAGTGGACGGCTGTGGAGCTCCGGTCCTCGCGGTGTCGCTGACCGGCCTGGCCGGGGCGTACCTCCGGCTCGTCGACGCCGAGCCCGGCTCGGTGCCGCGCGCGGTGGCCGATGCCATGCGCGCCCACCCGGAGATCGTCGGCGGCACCCGGGCCGACGACACCCGGCTGATGCGCGGCGTACCGGGCCTGCTGGCCAAGGTCGGTGCCGAGGGTGTGATCGCGGTGGGGCTGCCGGGCGTCGGCGCCGTCGCGCTGAAGATCGACGATGGGGCCGACCGGGCCAGGATGCCGGTGCTGGTCTCCGCGCTGCGCCGGCTCGGCGTGGACGCCCCGGTGCAGACCGAGTACGCCGAGGTGCCGCTCTTCGGTGGCGGCGTGCCGGTCGGCGCGGTCCGCCCGCTCTGGTGA
- a CDS encoding glycogen debranching N-terminal domain-containing protein, whose amino-acid sequence MKDLVSILDGNTFLVSDRTGDIEPSYDFPTGLFSFDTRFLSKWMLTMNGQRLHALSVDDNESYRTRFFLAPGEPTHYLDAKASVIRNRAIVGSFEEELTVLNHAGEEVEFTVRIEMAADFADLFEIKNARQKVGRTTVSMTDSELRLTYRREAFHRETVISSSTPATVDPAGMTFQIRVPRNSEWTTTLHVSTIVYGARGEDIRATLPYGGSRSADAIRAEQQELIDRAPKLGCDCEPLAGAYRRSLNDLAALRYESIALGVRLLAAGLPWFMTLFGRDSIITSLQVLPFLPELIPPTIVMLAGLQGHRVDDFRDEEPGKILHELRYGETAGFEEQPHSPYYGSADSTPLFIILLDEYERWTGDVQLIKRLEPHVRAALEWMDTYGDLLGTGYLCYQTRNPETGLGNQCWKDSWDSISYADGRIPGFPRATCELQGYAYDAKIRAARLARTFWGDPAYADRLEREAASLKQRFNHDFWIADREYYALALDADGRKVDALSSNIGHLLWSGIVDESRAGKVVGHLLGPRLFSGWGVRTLAEDQSRYNPIGYHVGTVWPFDNSIIAWGLWRYGFRDEAGQICDAMLAASRYFQGRLPEAFAGYARDLTDYPVEYPTACSPQAWSTGTPLLLLRVMLGLEPQGEHLIIDPAVPPGMGRIELLDIPGRWGRVDALGRSRDPDEPLGG is encoded by the coding sequence GTGAAGGATCTGGTCAGCATCCTGGACGGCAACACCTTCCTGGTCAGCGACCGGACGGGAGACATCGAGCCGTCCTATGACTTCCCGACCGGGCTGTTCTCCTTCGACACCCGCTTCCTGTCCAAATGGATGCTGACCATGAACGGTCAGCGGCTGCACGCCCTATCGGTGGACGACAACGAGTCGTACCGGACCCGGTTCTTCCTGGCCCCCGGTGAACCGACGCACTACCTGGACGCCAAGGCGTCGGTGATTCGCAACCGGGCGATCGTGGGCAGCTTCGAGGAGGAGCTGACCGTGCTGAACCACGCCGGCGAGGAGGTCGAGTTCACCGTCCGGATCGAGATGGCGGCCGACTTCGCCGACCTGTTCGAGATCAAGAACGCCCGGCAGAAGGTGGGGCGGACGACGGTCTCGATGACCGACAGCGAGCTGCGGCTGACGTACCGCCGGGAGGCGTTCCACCGCGAGACGGTGATCAGCTCGAGCACGCCGGCAACGGTCGACCCCGCCGGAATGACCTTCCAGATCCGGGTGCCGCGGAACAGCGAATGGACCACCACCCTGCACGTGTCCACCATCGTCTACGGGGCTCGGGGGGAGGACATCCGGGCCACCCTGCCGTACGGCGGCAGCCGTAGCGCGGACGCCATCCGCGCGGAGCAGCAGGAGCTGATCGACCGGGCGCCGAAGCTCGGCTGCGACTGCGAGCCGTTGGCCGGGGCGTACCGGCGCAGCCTCAACGACCTGGCCGCGCTGCGCTACGAGTCGATCGCCCTGGGCGTGCGGCTGCTCGCCGCCGGGCTGCCATGGTTCATGACCCTCTTCGGCCGGGACAGCATCATCACCTCGTTGCAGGTGCTGCCGTTCCTGCCGGAGCTGATCCCGCCGACCATCGTGATGCTGGCGGGGTTGCAGGGGCACCGGGTGGACGACTTCCGCGACGAGGAGCCGGGCAAGATCCTGCACGAGCTGCGGTACGGGGAGACGGCCGGTTTCGAGGAGCAGCCACACTCGCCGTACTACGGGTCGGCCGATTCGACGCCGCTGTTCATCATCCTGCTCGACGAGTACGAGCGCTGGACCGGCGACGTCCAGCTGATCAAGCGGCTGGAGCCGCACGTGCGCGCGGCGCTGGAGTGGATGGACACCTACGGCGACCTGCTCGGCACCGGCTACCTCTGCTATCAGACCCGTAATCCGGAGACCGGCCTGGGAAACCAGTGCTGGAAGGATTCCTGGGACTCCATCTCGTACGCCGACGGTCGGATACCCGGCTTTCCCCGAGCCACCTGCGAGTTGCAGGGCTACGCGTACGACGCGAAGATCCGGGCCGCCCGGCTGGCTCGGACGTTCTGGGGAGACCCGGCGTACGCGGACCGGCTGGAGCGGGAGGCGGCCAGCCTCAAGCAGCGGTTCAACCACGACTTCTGGATCGCCGACCGCGAGTACTACGCGCTCGCCCTGGACGCCGACGGCCGGAAGGTCGACGCGCTGTCGTCGAACATCGGGCACCTGCTCTGGAGCGGCATCGTCGACGAGTCCCGGGCCGGCAAGGTGGTCGGGCACCTGCTCGGGCCGCGACTGTTCTCCGGCTGGGGTGTGCGAACCCTCGCCGAGGACCAGAGCCGGTACAACCCGATCGGCTACCACGTGGGCACGGTCTGGCCGTTCGACAACTCGATCATCGCCTGGGGGCTGTGGCGGTACGGCTTCCGGGACGAGGCCGGGCAGATCTGCGACGCGATGCTGGCCGCTTCCCGCTACTTCCAGGGGCGGCTGCCGGAGGCGTTCGCCGGCTATGCCCGTGACCTCACCGACTACCCGGTGGAGTACCCGACAGCGTGCAGCCCGCAGGCCTGGTCGACCGGCACCCCGCTGCTGCTGCTGCGGGTGATGCTGGGGCTGGAGCCACAGGGCGAGCACCTGATCATCGATCCGGCCGTGCCACCGGGGATGGGGCGGATCGAGCTGCTGGACATTCCCGGCCGGTGGGGTCGGGTCGACGCGCTGGGCCGCAGTCGCGACCCGGACGAGCCGCTGGGCGGCTGA
- a CDS encoding 3-keto-5-aminohexanoate cleavage protein, which produces MTTGTLITVAPTGAESAKAEVPALPVTLDELVRTAKECEALGAAVIHVHIRDDAARPTLDPVRLRETVAALRESTDLIVQLSSGGAVTDPEASRLAVLDAGPDMASCTMGTVNFGDDVFLNRWEFIVDLHTRMQERGIVPEYEIFDLGHLSALQRLLGKYGPPAGGHVHVDFVMGVPGGMPGTTETLVAAHRMLRDLPEGTTFSATGIGRSTIPVMLASLSTGGHLRVGMEDTVTYAKGRPVESNMQLVARAVGFAQLAQRPPLTTVEARELLGL; this is translated from the coding sequence ATGACGACAGGGACGTTGATCACGGTGGCCCCGACGGGCGCGGAGTCTGCCAAGGCCGAGGTGCCGGCGCTGCCGGTGACCCTCGACGAGCTGGTGCGCACCGCCAAGGAGTGCGAGGCGCTCGGCGCCGCCGTGATCCACGTCCACATCCGGGACGACGCGGCGCGGCCGACCCTCGACCCGGTGCGCCTGCGGGAGACGGTCGCGGCGCTGCGGGAGAGCACCGACCTGATCGTGCAGCTCTCCTCCGGCGGCGCGGTGACCGATCCGGAAGCCTCCCGGCTCGCCGTGCTCGACGCCGGGCCGGACATGGCCTCGTGCACCATGGGCACGGTCAACTTCGGCGACGACGTCTTCCTCAACCGCTGGGAGTTCATCGTCGACCTGCACACCCGGATGCAGGAACGCGGGATCGTGCCGGAGTACGAGATCTTCGACCTCGGCCACCTGTCCGCGTTGCAGCGGCTGCTCGGCAAGTACGGACCACCGGCCGGTGGGCACGTGCACGTCGACTTCGTGATGGGTGTGCCGGGCGGCATGCCGGGCACCACCGAGACGTTGGTGGCGGCGCACCGGATGCTGCGGGACCTGCCCGAGGGCACCACCTTCTCGGCCACCGGCATCGGCCGCAGCACCATCCCGGTCATGCTGGCCTCGCTGTCGACCGGCGGGCACCTGCGGGTCGGCATGGAGGACACCGTGACGTACGCCAAGGGCCGCCCGGTGGAGTCCAACATGCAACTGGTCGCCCGCGCGGTCGGCTTCGCCCAGCTCGCGCAGCGTCCCCCGCTGACCACCGTCGAGGCCCGCGAGCTGCTGGGGCTGTAA
- a CDS encoding helix-turn-helix domain-containing protein — MATPKDLPDVGGFIRDLRRNAKISLRQLAEQAGVSNPYLSQIERGLRKPSAEVLQQLASALRVSTPAMYLRAGLLDDKEGHGVLAAIAVDPDLTMAQKQSLSQIYETFRRENTRLAEARAAAEGAGTDTTGGAAEVTTPTDVADQPADVANLAATGPTTAGGTPTEAVLESVAVTEAGTAPAPTSTSTPEKKAAGPAVRKAAEAAEEETS, encoded by the coding sequence ATGGCCACACCGAAGGACCTTCCCGACGTCGGCGGGTTCATCCGCGACCTGCGGCGCAACGCCAAGATCTCGCTGCGGCAGCTCGCCGAGCAGGCGGGGGTCAGCAACCCGTACCTCAGCCAGATCGAGCGCGGCCTGCGCAAGCCCAGCGCCGAGGTGCTCCAGCAGTTGGCCAGCGCGCTGCGGGTCTCCACTCCCGCGATGTACCTGCGCGCCGGGCTGCTCGACGACAAGGAGGGCCACGGCGTGCTCGCCGCCATCGCGGTGGACCCCGACCTGACGATGGCCCAGAAGCAGTCGCTCAGCCAGATCTACGAGACGTTCCGCCGGGAGAACACCCGGTTGGCCGAGGCCCGGGCCGCCGCCGAGGGCGCCGGCACGGACACCACCGGCGGCGCGGCCGAGGTGACCACCCCGACCGATGTCGCCGATCAGCCGGCCGACGTGGCCAACCTGGCCGCCACCGGCCCCACCACCGCGGGCGGCACCCCGACCGAGGCCGTGCTCGAGTCGGTCGCCGTCACCGAGGCGGGCACCGCTCCCGCCCCGACCAGCACCAGCACCCCCGAGAAGAAGGCCGCCGGTCCGGCGGTCCGGAAGGCCGCCGAGGCGGCCGAGGAGGAGACGTCATGA
- a CDS encoding YgfZ/GcvT domain-containing protein codes for MIDIAGAVAVESIDEASRDQPEPAHVAAGVRGVAAHYGDPLREQRILDTEVGLVDRSHRGVIAVPGEERAGWLHTITSQHLATLVAGEGTELLVLSPHGHVEQHALVAEDGETTWLDTEPGATAGLLAYLEKMRFFSKVEPRDATAERALLSLVGPAAPDVLGTLGVTGLAAPDLVAVPGPKFAAGAVPPRATVRYDVRPLPVGGWARRGPLGVDLLVPRSAMDQVVAELRGAGVPVAGLWAYEAIRVAARRPRVGVDTDHRTIPAEVDLIGPAVHLDKGCYRGQETVARVHNMGRPPRRLVLLHLDGVTTDQPPTAGTPVTLDGRTVGFVGTAVLHHELGQIALAVLKRNVPEDATLLINETAAAIDPS; via the coding sequence ATGATCGACATCGCGGGAGCGGTGGCCGTCGAGAGCATCGACGAGGCCAGTCGCGACCAGCCGGAGCCGGCGCACGTCGCGGCAGGCGTGCGGGGGGTGGCCGCGCACTACGGCGACCCGCTGCGCGAGCAGCGCATCCTGGACACCGAGGTCGGCCTGGTCGACCGGTCGCACCGGGGGGTCATCGCGGTGCCCGGGGAGGAACGCGCTGGCTGGCTGCACACGATCACCTCGCAGCACCTGGCGACGCTGGTCGCCGGCGAGGGCACCGAGCTGCTGGTGCTCAGCCCGCACGGGCACGTCGAGCAGCACGCCCTGGTCGCCGAGGACGGCGAGACCACCTGGCTGGACACCGAGCCGGGCGCGACCGCGGGCTTGCTGGCGTACCTGGAGAAGATGCGGTTCTTCAGCAAGGTCGAACCGCGCGACGCCACCGCTGAACGGGCTCTGCTGTCGCTGGTCGGGCCGGCGGCGCCGGACGTGCTGGGCACGCTCGGCGTGACCGGGCTGGCCGCACCGGACCTGGTCGCGGTGCCCGGCCCGAAGTTCGCCGCCGGCGCCGTGCCGCCCCGGGCGACCGTGCGCTACGACGTACGACCGCTGCCGGTCGGTGGCTGGGCCCGGCGCGGCCCGCTCGGGGTGGATCTGCTGGTCCCGCGGTCGGCGATGGACCAGGTGGTGGCGGAGCTGCGCGGCGCGGGCGTGCCGGTCGCTGGACTCTGGGCGTACGAGGCGATCCGGGTGGCCGCCCGGCGACCCCGTGTCGGGGTGGACACCGACCACCGGACCATTCCGGCGGAGGTGGACCTGATCGGCCCGGCGGTGCACCTGGACAAGGGCTGCTACCGGGGGCAGGAGACGGTGGCCCGGGTGCACAACATGGGCCGGCCGCCGCGCCGCCTGGTGCTGCTGCACCTGGACGGGGTGACCACCGACCAGCCGCCGACCGCCGGCACGCCGGTGACTCTCGACGGCCGGACCGTGGGCTTCGTCGGCACCGCCGTGCTGCACCACGAGCTGGGCCAGATCGCGCTCGCGGTGCTGAAGCGGAACGTCCCGGAGGACGCCACGCTGCTGATCAACGAGACCGCCGCAGCGATCGACCCGTCCTGA
- the mtfM gene encoding small membrane protein MtfM gives MVTEIGFVSLLVAGLGGLAGGLVYLAVRISRGRW, from the coding sequence ATGGTTACCGAGATCGGGTTCGTCAGCCTGCTGGTCGCCGGCCTGGGCGGGCTCGCCGGTGGCCTGGTCTACCTCGCCGTACGCATATCGAGAGGACGTTGGTGA
- a CDS encoding SCP2 sterol-binding domain-containing protein has protein sequence MTEVTERFFESLPARAPEVLGGLVDGTLQIDLGTDNMTEHWLVRMRPGSVHVSRQRGPADAIWYSSTALFDRLVTGEAQGVAAVLRNESTFSGNVVLFLAFRRFFPDPPGTRDPREVARKQAGRQA, from the coding sequence GTGACCGAGGTGACGGAGAGGTTCTTCGAATCACTGCCGGCGCGCGCCCCGGAGGTCCTCGGTGGCCTGGTGGACGGCACCCTCCAGATCGACCTCGGCACGGACAACATGACCGAGCACTGGCTGGTCCGGATGCGGCCGGGGTCGGTCCACGTCAGCCGTCAGCGCGGGCCGGCCGACGCCATCTGGTACAGCAGCACGGCCCTGTTCGACCGGCTGGTGACCGGCGAGGCCCAGGGGGTCGCGGCGGTACTGCGCAACGAGAGCACGTTCAGCGGGAACGTGGTGCTCTTCCTGGCCTTCCGGCGGTTCTTCCCGGACCCACCGGGCACCCGCGACCCCCGCGAGGTGGCCCGGAAGCAGGCCGGGCGGCAGGCGTGA
- a CDS encoding DsrE family protein has protein sequence MLGPMARTLVVKATAGADAPERCAQAFTVAATAVAAGVDVSLWLTGESTWFALPGRAQEFELPHSAPLAELLHVILTSGRVTACTQCAARREIGPDDVLPGVRIAGAAVFVEESLAEGAQALVY, from the coding sequence ATGCTGGGCCCCATGGCCCGCACTCTCGTCGTCAAGGCCACCGCCGGGGCGGACGCCCCGGAGCGGTGCGCACAGGCGTTCACCGTCGCCGCGACCGCGGTCGCGGCCGGGGTGGACGTGTCGCTCTGGCTGACCGGCGAGTCGACCTGGTTCGCGCTGCCCGGCCGCGCCCAGGAGTTCGAGCTGCCGCATTCGGCGCCGCTGGCCGAGCTGCTGCACGTCATCCTGACCAGTGGCAGGGTGACCGCCTGCACCCAGTGCGCGGCCCGGCGTGAGATCGGGCCGGACGACGTGCTGCCCGGCGTCCGGATCGCCGGCGCCGCGGTCTTCGTGGAGGAGTCCCTGGCCGAGGGAGCGCAGGCGCTGGTCTACTGA
- a CDS encoding aminotransferase class IV encodes MVMSSVGKVAADTTARIAMLGRGPVPAGEPVLRGDDLGVLRGDGLFETMHLRQGRPWLRDEHLTRLAVAAAAVDLPLPPTAVLIELLDTVRAGWPAQVEGALRLVCTRGPEAGGPPTVYATLTEVPAPSRAARRDGISVATLPLGVPADARTGLDWLPAGIKSTSYAVNSAARRWARKAGVDDVLWISSDGYALEGPTANVVWLTGGTLCTVPATTTGILPGTTVAWLLGHAGELGLTAAERMGTPAELHGADGIWFSSSVRGITEVHTLDGVRRDRSPRTAALHALLGFSVA; translated from the coding sequence ATGGTGATGTCGTCCGTCGGAAAGGTCGCGGCCGATACGACCGCGCGGATCGCCATGCTCGGGCGTGGCCCGGTCCCGGCCGGCGAGCCCGTGCTCCGCGGCGACGACCTCGGCGTGCTCCGCGGCGACGGCCTCTTCGAGACCATGCATCTGCGCCAGGGCCGGCCGTGGCTACGCGACGAGCACCTGACCCGGCTGGCCGTGGCGGCTGCCGCCGTCGACCTGCCACTGCCACCCACCGCCGTGCTGATCGAACTGCTCGACACGGTGCGCGCCGGGTGGCCGGCGCAGGTGGAAGGGGCTCTGCGGCTGGTCTGCACCCGGGGCCCGGAGGCCGGCGGCCCACCGACCGTCTACGCCACCCTGACCGAAGTGCCGGCGCCGTCCCGCGCGGCCCGCCGGGACGGGATCAGTGTGGCGACCCTGCCGCTGGGGGTGCCGGCCGACGCGCGTACCGGGCTGGACTGGCTGCCGGCCGGGATCAAGTCCACCTCGTACGCGGTCAACAGCGCCGCCCGCCGCTGGGCCCGGAAAGCCGGGGTGGACGACGTGCTCTGGATCTCTTCCGACGGGTACGCGCTGGAGGGCCCCACGGCGAACGTGGTGTGGCTCACCGGCGGCACGCTCTGCACCGTGCCCGCCACCACCACCGGCATCCTGCCCGGCACGACGGTCGCCTGGCTGCTCGGCCACGCGGGCGAGCTGGGCCTGACCGCCGCCGAGCGGATGGGCACACCGGCCGAGCTGCACGGGGCGGACGGCATCTGGTTCAGCTCGTCGGTGCGCGGGATCACCGAGGTCCACACCCTGGACGGGGTGCGCCGGGACCGGTCCCCGCGCACCGCCGCCCTGCACGCCCTGCTGGGCTTCTCCGTTGCCTGA
- a CDS encoding alpha/beta fold hydrolase, whose amino-acid sequence MHKITVNGAVIAYDEAGTGSPVVLLHAGIADRRMWRGQLSALAARHRVIVPDLRGYGESELPPTPFAHHDDVAGLLDALDLPRAALVGCSFGGSVAIDTALAHPDRVSALALFDTAVSGNQWSEEANDLWDDLVGEVDPDDFVAGAAGEVRFWVVGPGRQPADVDPGLIAFAQEMDQRALAAEQALGAVEVGELTPPAIGRLGELRVPVLVTAGAADVPDISRLADRIAAEVPGAVRLPDVPDAAHLLPLERPEPVNAAVLDFLS is encoded by the coding sequence GTGCACAAGATCACAGTCAATGGAGCAGTCATCGCGTACGACGAGGCCGGCACGGGTTCGCCCGTCGTGCTGCTGCACGCCGGCATCGCCGACCGGCGGATGTGGCGGGGCCAACTGTCCGCGCTCGCCGCCCGACACCGGGTGATCGTCCCGGACCTGCGCGGCTACGGCGAATCCGAGCTGCCTCCGACGCCGTTCGCCCACCACGACGACGTGGCCGGCCTGCTGGACGCACTCGACCTGCCCCGAGCCGCCCTGGTGGGTTGCTCCTTTGGCGGGTCGGTCGCCATCGACACCGCGCTGGCCCACCCGGACCGGGTGAGCGCGCTCGCGCTGTTCGACACGGCTGTCTCCGGGAACCAGTGGTCCGAGGAGGCCAACGACCTCTGGGACGACCTGGTCGGCGAGGTCGACCCCGACGACTTCGTCGCCGGGGCGGCCGGCGAGGTGCGGTTCTGGGTGGTCGGCCCGGGTCGCCAGCCGGCCGACGTCGACCCCGGGCTGATCGCGTTCGCGCAGGAGATGGACCAGCGTGCGCTCGCCGCCGAGCAGGCGCTCGGCGCGGTGGAGGTGGGCGAGCTGACGCCGCCGGCCATCGGCCGCCTCGGCGAGCTGCGGGTGCCCGTCCTGGTCACCGCGGGCGCCGCCGACGTGCCGGACATCAGCCGCCTCGCCGACCGGATCGCCGCCGAGGTGCCCGGCGCGGTACGCCTGCCCGACGTGCCGGACGCCGCGCACCTGCTGCCGCTGGAGCGCCCCGAGCCGGTCAACGCGGCAGTGCTCGACTTCCTGAGCTGA